DNA sequence from the Betaproteobacteria bacterium genome:
GGCCCGCGCGGTCAGTGCCGCCTGCGCGAGTGGTGCGGCCAGCAGCACGATGCCGAGATTGGTGTTCATCCCGACCTGTTTCCAGGTGGCGTCGACGGCCTCGGCGATGCGCTCGCCGACGCTGCGACCGGGTGCCGAGAGCGGCCCCGCCACCGCCTCGGCGCTGGCGAGGAAATCGTCCGCGCGCATCCCGTGCCCCGGGCTCGCGATGCTGACGTTGCCCGGCTTGGCCGCCTGCACGTCGAGCCGGCACGCCCAGCGCACCGCTGCTGCGACGAAGGGGGCGCGCGATCCGTTCAGCATAGGGCTGCCAGCTCCCGCACCGTGCCACGCGTGAGGTGGCGACGCATGAAATCATCGACGAGCGTCGCTGCGATGTCGACACCGGTAACGCTCTGCAGCCCTTTCCAAGCCGGGATGCCGTTCACTTCGATCACCCACAGGCAACCGCTCTGGTCGCGCACGATGTCCACGCCGGCGTACTGCGCGCCGACGGCACGCGCCGCGGCTTCAGCGAGCTGCGCGAGCTCCGACGTGAGCTCCAGGGGTTCGCAGCGCGCGCCGCGGGCCACGTTGTTCACCCACGACACGCCGCGGCGCACCATCGCAGCGACGGTGCGGCCGGCGATCACGAAAACGCGGTGGTCGTGCCAGCGCCCGTCACCGCTGTCGATGTAGCGCTGCAGGTAGCACACGCCGCGATAAAGCTCCATGCCCGGGATGTCCGCGTCGTCGGCACCGAGCCGCCGCAGCCCCGTTCCCTGCGATCCGAACAGCGGCTTGATCACCACTTCCCCGCCGGCCGCAGTCTCGCGCCTGAGCACCGCGCGCGCCTCCGCCGCGTTCTCCGTCACCCAGGTCGGCGGTGTTGGCACGCCCGCGCGCTGCAGCAGAAAGCTCGTCATGCTCTTGTCCACGGTGCATTCGATCGCGCGCGCGTCGTTGTACACGGGTACCCCGAGTGCCTTCAGGGCGTGCAGGATGCCGAGACGGAACGTCACCTGCTCCAGCGTACCGCCGGGTACACCGCGCACGAAGACAGCGTCCGGCAGTTTACCCGCAAAGCCCGGCATGACGATCCCATCGACGCCGCCGGCGAGATCGAACCGGCACTCGCGCAGCGAAACGTAGCTCGCCGCGATGCCGCGCGCTGCGAAGGCCGCACGTAGACGCGCCCCATGCCATCCGGGTTCGTCGGTGCAGATCGCTATCTGCCGCATGTCGTGACCCGCAGCCCCTCACTCGCCGAACGACGCCGCAAGCAGCGCGTCGTTCACTGTGCCGGCGCGAAATACCTTGCCGGTGCGCACGTTGCACACCACGGCTGCCGCCGGCGCGAAGAGATTCGCATCGATCTTGTAGAAATCGTACTTGACCTCCTTGAATACCTGCGCGAAGGGCCGCCCGTAATCACTGCAGGCACTGGACGGCAGCCGCTCGGCCAGGTCCTTCGCCGCGTCGTCCTCGCCATCGACGAAAAGTTCCACGACACCACCGAAGATGATGGCGTCGTTGGTGCGCCCCATCGCGTTCAGGAAGTCGGGCGCCGGGGGCGGCACCGGCGCGGAGCCGGAACCGTCGAGCAGCTGTTCGAGCGGAAAACCGAGCGTGTGCACCTTGTGCAGCGCCACCTCGAGCACGCGCGCGACGATCTGCACCACGCCGGCGAGACTGTGGGTCGGCGTCAGGATGAACGTGAGCCGCTCGGGTGCGATGCCGCAATCGCGCGTGACCTTCTCGACGATGGCATCGGGCGGGGTCTTGTCGACTTCGAGCACGAGGCAGGTGGCATCCGCCGCGTCGCGGTAGGCGAGTTCCTCGAAGAGCGCTTCCTTGACGGACAGCGAGCGCCCGGGTCCGGATCCGAGCGCGTGGAATGCCCCCTTGCCCTCGCCGGCGGAGAGACTCCACCCGGCGTATTGGCTGCCGAGGCACGCCAGCACCGGGTCGGATGCGGTCACGCTTACCCGCAGGGGCCAGCGCTCGGCAGTCGACGAGAGGCGCACGTCCCCGAGGCCGCCGAGGCAGATGCCGGCGATGCGGCGACCCGCTTCCAGGCCACCCGGGTGACCGATGCCGGCGTCGACGATGCGACAGCCCGCGGCATGGGTCGTCACCCCGATGCGCAGCTCGTGGGCATCGCGGACCAGGGCCTCCACCAGCGGCTGCGCCGTGGCGTTGATGCTGGGACGCGCGCGCGCGACGTCCGCTGTCCGTCCGGACACGTTCATCTCTTCTCTCCTCCAACTACTACCGCGTCATGCGGCAAGCGGCATGACGGTGCGCCGTATGATTCGGCTTCGTTCGTTGAGCTGATGTCTTACCGCAGCGGCACGCGCGCCCGTCGCGTGTACCGTGCATAGCGGCGCGCCGGCTGCGACCGGCGTGCCGGGGAGCGGCCGATCCGTCACCCAGTCCGGCCAGCGCGCGGGCGTGCTCGTCCATGGCGCCGAGGCGTAGACGATCGCCTGTCCGCGCACCCCCGCACGGGGTTCGAGTCCCCGCGTCGGCAGGCGGCCTTCGCAGGCGTCGACGTGCCACGCGAACAGCCCTCCCGGTGCGCGGCAGTCGTAGAGTTCCGCGGTGGCGGCGGGACGCGGGTTGATCTCGATGCAGTGCGGCCGACCCGCATCGTCCAGGATGAAATCGATGCCGTTGAGGCCGATCAGCCCGACGCGCTCGGTGAGCCGCGCGCCCCACTCTTCCACCTGCGCACGCACGTCCTCCGGCACGGATGCATCGGAAATCGCGCCGCCGAAACTGAACGGCCGGCGTGGGCAATCCGCGCCCGCGCCCCATTGCTCGCTCAGGCCGACGGGCAGCGCCCCGCGTCCATTGGCAACGAGGAGCAGGGACAGGACGCGACCGTCGACGAATCTCTGGAAATAGCGACCCTGGCGGGATGTGACGCCACGCTTCGCCGCGCGCACGTGCACACCGCCGGCACCGCCAGCCTGCTTGACGAGCCAGCCGCGCGGGTCAGGCGGCGGCGCAAAGCGCACGGCCGGCGTGCGAATGCCGAGCGAGCCGAGCAGGGACGCGAGCATCTGCGGATCCTTCAGCCGCGCAACGGTGTCCGGCGCATTGCCGAATACCTTGCGGCCGCGCGCCAGGCGGGCGAGGAGCGGAACCCGGCCTTCGAGGCCGGACCCGAAGATCATCCCTCTGGACGCCGACGGCGCTGCGAGGTCGGCGGCCGCTTCGAGCAGGCGGCGCGAGTGGAAGCGCAGGATGCGATCGGACGTGACGCAGCGCAGCGCGTCGCAGAATGCGGCGGTGTCCGCATCCGCGAAGAGGTCGAGCACCACGGTGCGCGCGCCGGACCGCCGTGCCATCGCGGCGAGCGCCCGCCCGGACGCGGAGACGACGAGGAACGGTTTCCCGTCAGGCCGCATAGGTGCGCGCCATCGCGAAGGCGTCGCGAAAGTCCAGATAGAGCGGCTTCTGCGCGTCGAGCATGGCCTCGAAGAGGCCGCGCTGCACCTTGTACTTGATGTCCCCGACAGCCAGTGCGCCGATGCCGACCGCCTTGCCGGAAGCCGCTTCGAGCGGTACACCGCGATCCATCACGCCGACCCCCTCGATGCCGGCCGGCGGCACGGCGTTCACATCGCCCGCCACGAGCAGGCGTCCCGCCTTGGCGAGTTCCGTCCGGGACAGCACCTGAATGCCCGCCTTGGCGGTGGCGAGGACGACGTCGATGCTCTCGATCAGCGCCTCCTTCTGCTCGGTCGAGCCAGCCTCGGCCGGTTGCGTGGTGGCACCGTAGCGCGCGTTGCAGACTTCCGAAGTCATCCGCGCACGATTGGCGCTGGAGTGGCTGGCGATCATCACCTTCGCGCCCGCGCCGGACGCAAGCACCGCGGCGGCCGCGCCCACCGGGCCGGTACCGCCGAGCACGAGGACGTTCTTGCCCTCGAAGTCGGTCTGGAACTTCCCCTTGAGTTGCGCTTCCGCGCACGCGACGAGCGCCGCCGCGGTGGTAAAGGCGCCACTCGGGTCGGCGAAGACGGACACCTCGAACGGCGGCACCATCGAGCCACGCGCCGCATCCAGCATGTCCGCCGCCATGCCGATCTCGCGACCGCCGATGAAGAGGCCGGTGCGCTTCACGCCCGATGGACCGCGCGAGAAGATCGCGTCCTGGGTGAGCGCCTGCACCTGGTCGAGGGTGACGTCGGTGTATGGCACCACCGCGTCGAAGCCGGCGTCATACGCCATGTTGACATCGAAGGGACTGACGTTCCGGGTCGGCGTCAGCATGTGCAGGATGTAGAGTTTTTCCATGATCTCATCACGAAGACTGGCGGACGCGCTGCGCCGCATTCAGGCCCGCAGCCCGGGCCGGCTGGAGCGCGATCTCGCCGCCCCGATTGCGGCCGCGGGTAATCTCGAACGTGAGACCCGTGGCCGTGAATTCCCTCTCC
Encoded proteins:
- a CDS encoding RimK family alpha-L-glutamate ligase, coding for MRQIAICTDEPGWHGARLRAAFAARGIAASYVSLRECRFDLAGGVDGIVMPGFAGKLPDAVFVRGVPGGTLEQVTFRLGILHALKALGVPVYNDARAIECTVDKSMTSFLLQRAGVPTPPTWVTENAAEARAVLRRETAAGGEVVIKPLFGSQGTGLRRLGADDADIPGMELYRGVCYLQRYIDSGDGRWHDHRVFVIAGRTVAAMVRRGVSWVNNVARGARCEPLELTSELAQLAEAAARAVGAQYAGVDIVRDQSGCLWVIEVNGIPAWKGLQSVTGVDIAATLVDDFMRRHLTRGTVRELAALC
- a CDS encoding methylenetetrahydromethanopterin dehydrogenase, with translation MEKLYILHMLTPTRNVSPFDVNMAYDAGFDAVVPYTDVTLDQVQALTQDAIFSRGPSGVKRTGLFIGGREIGMAADMLDAARGSMVPPFEVSVFADPSGAFTTAAALVACAEAQLKGKFQTDFEGKNVLVLGGTGPVGAAAAVLASGAGAKVMIASHSSANRARMTSEVCNARYGATTQPAEAGSTEQKEALIESIDVVLATAKAGIQVLSRTELAKAGRLLVAGDVNAVPPAGIEGVGVMDRGVPLEAASGKAVGIGALAVGDIKYKVQRGLFEAMLDAQKPLYLDFRDAFAMARTYAA
- a CDS encoding ATP-grasp domain-containing protein, translated to MRPDGKPFLVVSASGRALAAMARRSGARTVVLDLFADADTAAFCDALRCVTSDRILRFHSRRLLEAAADLAAPSASRGMIFGSGLEGRVPLLARLARGRKVFGNAPDTVARLKDPQMLASLLGSLGIRTPAVRFAPPPDPRGWLVKQAGGAGGVHVRAAKRGVTSRQGRYFQRFVDGRVLSLLLVANGRGALPVGLSEQWGAGADCPRRPFSFGGAISDASVPEDVRAQVEEWGARLTERVGLIGLNGIDFILDDAGRPHCIEINPRPAATAELYDCRAPGGLFAWHVDACEGRLPTRGLEPRAGVRGQAIVYASAPWTSTPARWPDWVTDRPLPGTPVAAGAPLCTVHATGARAAAVRHQLNERSRIIRRTVMPLAA
- a CDS encoding methenyltetrahydromethanopterin cyclohydrolase, which produces MNVSGRTADVARARPSINATAQPLVEALVRDAHELRIGVTTHAAGCRIVDAGIGHPGGLEAGRRIAGICLGGLGDVRLSSTAERWPLRVSVTASDPVLACLGSQYAGWSLSAGEGKGAFHALGSGPGRSLSVKEALFEELAYRDAADATCLVLEVDKTPPDAIVEKVTRDCGIAPERLTFILTPTHSLAGVVQIVARVLEVALHKVHTLGFPLEQLLDGSGSAPVPPPAPDFLNAMGRTNDAIIFGGVVELFVDGEDDAAKDLAERLPSSACSDYGRPFAQVFKEVKYDFYKIDANLFAPAAAVVCNVRTGKVFRAGTVNDALLAASFGE